In Nostoc edaphicum CCNP1411, the sequence TATTAACTCATGGTCTTTCTAATGCCGATATGGGTCATCAGCTACACTTGAGTCCTCGCACAGTGGAAAAGTACGTTAGCAGTTTATTGAGAAAAACCTCAACCAGCAACCGAGCGGAATTAGTGCGTTTTGCGATGAAGCATGGTTTAGTGGAATAAAAAGTTAGGAGTTAAAAGTGAGGAATGAGGAATTAAAACTCCTAAATCCTAACTCCTAACTCCTAACTCTTAACCCTTGTGAGCAGACCTTCACAAGCATCAATCAGTAAATCAATAACCTGATTAAATCCCTCTTGACCACCGTAATATGGATCTGGAACTTCTTTTAGAGTGTGTCGAGAGCAAAACTCGCACATCAAACGCACTTTATGGTGATATTGCTCAGTTTGATCAAGAGTGAGGATGTTCTCATAATTTTCTTGATCCATCGCCAAAATCAAATCAAAGTCTTGAAAGTCTGACTTTTGAAACTGGCGTGCTCGACCACGCAGTTTAATTCCCAACTTTGTAGCAGCCGCAGCACTCATGCGTCTGTCAGGTGGGCTACCAATGTGATAACTAGATGTACCAGCAGAGTCACAGAGGATATCTTCGCTCAAGCCAGCCTGCTCAATTAGATGATTCATGATGTTTTCTGCCGATGGTGATCGGCAGATGTTACCTAAGCAGACAAACAGCAACTTGTAAGGCATAGATATTATTTGTCCTTTGTCAATAGTCATTTGTCCTTTGTCGAATGACCAATGACCAATGACTAATGACCAATAGACTAAAATCCAGGTAACTCCAACCCACTGGTTAATTCTTCCATACGTTCCCGCATGGTTGCTGTGGACTTGTTGTAGGCTTCTTTCATTGCCACTGTCACGAGATCGGAAAGTACTTCTGCACCTTCCCCTAAAGCATCTGGAGAAATTTCTACCCGCTTGGGTTCTTGGTTTCCACTGACAATTACCTTCACTAGACCACCGCCAGATTCTCCCAGAATCTCCATTTGCTCCAATTCTTCTTGGAGTCGCTTTGCGCCTTCTTGAACTTGCTGTGCTTTCTTAAAAGCTTCGGCCAGTTCCTTCATTTTTCCTAAGCCAAAGCCAAATCCCTGTCCTTTTCCTGTCATAATTATTTGTACGCGTGTGCGTTGAATAACAAATCAAATTCAATTATAGATGCGGTAAGTAATTTGACTCTTTTTTTACCAATAATTAATGCATCCTGGAATAAGGAATAGGGAGTAGGGAATAGGGTATCATTTATTTCTACCTCTGCTCCCTTATCCCCACCGCCCACTCCCAATTCTCTGAATTGAAAGTTTCAACAAGCACCTTGAAACTCTCCGAGCATTTTGACTTCTGGCTCTAAATTAATAGACCAACGTTCTTGTACTTGATGTTGGATGTGGCGAATGAGACAGAAGATATCACTAGCTTTTGCCCCACCTCGGTTAACGATAAAATTAGCATGGAGTAATGCTACTTGTGCTCCACCAATTTGGTAGCCTTTCAGACCAGTTTGTTCAATTAACCAGCCAGCACTATAGGGTTTAGGATTGCGGAACACACTACCACAACTGGGGAAGTTATATGGTTGGGTGCTTAACCGATGCTTTTTGTGTTCTTTGGTGATTGCTACAACTTTTGCTGGGTCTGCACCTGGTGCGAGTTGTAAAGTGGCTTGGGTGACTATGCGATCGCCACCTTGCAATAATGAAGTCCGGTAGCTATAACCTAACTGTTCTGGGGTAAGAGTCTCTAGCGTACCATCGGGTGAAAGTACCTGGGCACTAACTAACATATCTGCGATACAGCTATTATGTGCCCCTGCATTCATCACTACGGCACCTCCAGCTGTTCCCGGTATACCAACAGCCCACTCCAATCCTTGCCACCCTAACTCTGCTGCTGCCCATGCCAAGCTGGGAATTGATTCTCCGGCAGCAACGGTTAATTGACCTGTTTGGGGGTCAAAGTTGCTGAAGCGGAGATGACGAGTAGCAATGACTAAGCCTGATATACCGCCATCACTCACCAACAGGTTAGAACCTGCTCCCAGTGTTGTCACCTTTAAATCACGTTCTTTTGCGTATTTAAGACTTGCTTGCAGTGCTTCCAAGTTTCGGGGGGCAACGTACAAATCAGCTGCTCCCCCAACTCTGTAAGAAGTAAATGCTGACAAAGAAGCCTGGGACTTGATTGCACAATCAGTACTGGGTAAGTAAATTACTTCACTGTTCACCGAATTAGCTGTTTGGTGTTTCTTTGTATTCAAAGCAGAAACTGTGCAGACGTTTCCAGCTGCCTGGGAAATGGTCATCTTTACTTTTTTTGGTAAAATTTTTACATTTATTTACCGCAAAGATACGGTAATAGAGTTCACAAATGAAACCGTTGCTAAAGGGGTACTTTGCTCAGAAATAAAACTTCGCAAAGTCTCCATTTAGGATGTGGCTTTAGCAGGCTCACAAAGTGTCGTAATTACTTCAGGAATCACCTGATTCAAGTTCCCAGCGCCCAAAAACAGCGCCAAATCTCCTGGGCGTAGTGTTTGTAGCAAGTACTCACATACTGAGGGTAAAGTTGGTTGATAAATTACCTGCGAATGCTGTTTAGCAATTTCCGCTGTTAGATGTTCACCACTAATTTGCCCTAAATTGGGTTCGCCTGCACTGTAAATATCAGTCAGTACAACCAAATCAGCATGGGTAAAGGACTCGGCAAATTCTTCTAAAAAGGTCAGTGTCCGG encodes:
- a CDS encoding low molecular weight protein-tyrosine-phosphatase, with amino-acid sequence MPYKLLFVCLGNICRSPSAENIMNHLIEQAGLSEDILCDSAGTSSYHIGSPPDRRMSAAAATKLGIKLRGRARQFQKSDFQDFDLILAMDQENYENILTLDQTEQYHHKVRLMCEFCSRHTLKEVPDPYYGGQEGFNQVIDLLIDACEGLLTRVKS
- a CDS encoding YbaB/EbfC family nucleoid-associated protein; this encodes MTGKGQGFGFGLGKMKELAEAFKKAQQVQEGAKRLQEELEQMEILGESGGGLVKVIVSGNQEPKRVEISPDALGEGAEVLSDLVTVAMKEAYNKSTATMRERMEELTSGLELPGF
- the murB gene encoding UDP-N-acetylmuramate dehydrogenase, coding for MTISQAAGNVCTVSALNTKKHQTANSVNSEVIYLPSTDCAIKSQASLSAFTSYRVGGAADLYVAPRNLEALQASLKYAKERDLKVTTLGAGSNLLVSDGGISGLVIATRHLRFSNFDPQTGQLTVAAGESIPSLAWAAAELGWQGLEWAVGIPGTAGGAVVMNAGAHNSCIADMLVSAQVLSPDGTLETLTPEQLGYSYRTSLLQGGDRIVTQATLQLAPGADPAKVVAITKEHKKHRLSTQPYNFPSCGSVFRNPKPYSAGWLIEQTGLKGYQIGGAQVALLHANFIVNRGGAKASDIFCLIRHIQHQVQERWSINLEPEVKMLGEFQGAC